The Chloroflexota bacterium genome contains a region encoding:
- a CDS encoding ABC transporter permease, whose translation MSDWPHFRIEKRLSVSPWLEFLTLATSLFLAFVVIAGLFRILGVNPIIAYQRIFRGAFGSLYGLSETIVKAIPLMLCGVGLSTAFRARVYNIGAEGQLLVGAICATGLALARPNWPSWALRPAMFLVGFIGGALWALVPALLKVRFRVDETLSSLMMVYIASDLVNYLVYGPWKGAKEMGFPYTDKFSPSAQLPRLFTTRIHYPTLILALILAGLIYVLIQRTKWGFEIRVTGENPDAARYAGMNYLTTVLLVMLLSGGLAGLAGVGEVAGIHYRLRYPQGISPGYGFTAIIVTWLARLNPLAVVVTSFLLGGLLVGGDAIQVAMGLPVATIYIFNGVILLFVLGSDLFTRYRIRLDWRRQR comes from the coding sequence ATGAGCGATTGGCCACACTTCCGCATTGAAAAACGCCTAAGCGTTTCACCTTGGTTAGAATTCCTCACCCTCGCTACCTCCCTATTTCTGGCGTTTGTGGTAATTGCAGGGCTTTTCCGCATCCTGGGTGTCAACCCGATTATTGCCTATCAGCGCATCTTTCGTGGCGCCTTTGGCAGTCTCTATGGACTTTCTGAGACCATCGTCAAAGCCATCCCGCTCATGCTGTGCGGCGTTGGGTTGAGCACAGCCTTCCGCGCGCGGGTATACAACATTGGTGCAGAAGGGCAACTGCTCGTGGGGGCAATATGCGCGACTGGCCTGGCCTTGGCTCGACCCAATTGGCCATCCTGGGCTCTGCGTCCTGCTATGTTCTTGGTTGGCTTCATAGGAGGGGCGCTCTGGGCATTGGTCCCCGCTCTACTCAAGGTCCGTTTTCGAGTTGATGAAACGCTTAGCAGCCTGATGATGGTGTATATTGCCAGCGACCTAGTGAATTATCTGGTATATGGCCCGTGGAAGGGAGCCAAAGAAATGGGATTCCCTTATACAGACAAATTCTCGCCATCGGCTCAACTTCCGCGTTTGTTTACTACACGCATCCATTACCCAACCCTTATCTTGGCACTAATTTTAGCCGGGCTGATATACGTACTTATCCAGCGCACTAAGTGGGGATTTGAGATCCGCGTTACTGGCGAGAACCCCGATGCAGCACGCTATGCTGGCATGAATTATCTCACTACTGTCCTCCTGGTCATGCTACTCAGTGGAGGATTGGCCGGATTGGCTGGCGTAGGCGAGGTTGCGGGTATCCACTATCGGCTGCGGTACCCACAGGGCATTTCCCCCGGCTATGGCTTCACTGCTATCATTGTTACCTGGCTGGCCCGCCTCAATCCATTGGCAGTTGTCGTGACCTCTTTTCTGCTCGGTGGGCTGCTGGTAGGTGGCGATGCCATCCAGGTGGCAATGGGACTGCCAGTAGCAACTATCTATATCTTCAACGGCGTGATTCTGCTCTTTGTGCTGGGGAGTGATCTCTTCACACGCTATAGGATCCGCCTGGACTGGAGGCGACAAAGGTGA
- a CDS encoding ABC transporter ATP-binding protein, giving the protein MHGIVKRFPGVLANDHISLEVRAGEIHALLGENGAGKTTLMNILYGIYQADEGEIYVKGHRVHIRSPRDAIRLGIGMVHQQYRLVANHTVAENVVLGLPGNFLFPERAARQKLEDFSKKYGLSVDPNARIWQLSAGEQQRVEIIKALYRGADILILDEPTSMLTPGEIDELLSIIHRMAAEGHTIIFITHKLDEVFAISERVTVLRQGKVVATLETTRTDKPSLARLMVGREVIFRLEKKPAPVGEVVLRVEDLHVLNDRGLPAVKGVSLIVAAGEILGIAGVAGNGQRELVEALVGLRPSQRGHVFLKGRDVTNQPPRALIGCGVCYVPGERMIGLAPGLSVAENLVLKSYEQKQFRQGAFLDYAAINSHASRLIHQYSVTTPSPTTPVKLLSGGNIQRVILARETCQSPTLLIAAHPTSGLDVGATEYIRQLILKQRDQGTAVLLVSEDLEEILQLSDRIAVMFEGEIMGILPAHQADLGTIGAMMAGIQRIPVPEAI; this is encoded by the coding sequence ATGCATGGCATTGTCAAACGCTTCCCCGGTGTGCTGGCAAACGACCATATCTCTTTGGAGGTGCGTGCCGGCGAAATTCATGCCTTGTTGGGCGAAAATGGTGCTGGCAAAACTACCTTGATGAACATTTTGTACGGGATTTACCAAGCGGATGAGGGTGAGATCTATGTGAAAGGACACCGGGTGCACATCCGCTCACCGCGTGATGCAATCCGTTTGGGCATCGGGATGGTACATCAGCAGTATCGGTTGGTAGCTAACCACACTGTGGCCGAAAATGTGGTGCTGGGGCTACCAGGTAACTTTCTCTTTCCTGAACGAGCCGCGCGACAAAAATTGGAGGATTTCTCCAAAAAATACGGCCTGAGCGTAGACCCCAATGCACGTATCTGGCAGCTATCAGCAGGAGAACAACAACGCGTTGAGATCATCAAAGCCCTCTACCGTGGAGCCGATATCCTGATCCTGGACGAACCCACATCGATGCTGACCCCGGGTGAAATCGATGAACTGCTGAGCATCATCCACCGCATGGCTGCCGAGGGACATACCATCATTTTTATCACGCACAAGCTCGATGAGGTTTTTGCTATCAGCGAGCGAGTAACGGTGCTGCGCCAGGGAAAGGTAGTGGCTACACTGGAAACAACGCGCACGGACAAGCCGAGCTTAGCGCGGCTCATGGTTGGGCGGGAGGTTATCTTTCGTCTGGAGAAAAAACCGGCTCCAGTGGGTGAGGTAGTACTTCGCGTAGAGGACTTGCATGTGTTAAATGACAGAGGGTTGCCGGCTGTGAAGGGTGTCTCTCTTATTGTTGCGGCTGGCGAAATCCTGGGCATTGCTGGAGTAGCTGGTAACGGTCAGCGCGAATTGGTCGAAGCACTGGTTGGGTTGCGACCCAGCCAACGGGGGCACGTATTTCTCAAAGGTCGGGATGTAACCAATCAGCCGCCACGTGCCTTGATCGGGTGCGGAGTCTGTTATGTCCCTGGTGAACGCATGATTGGGTTAGCCCCCGGTCTGAGTGTGGCGGAGAATCTTGTCCTGAAGAGCTACGAACAGAAGCAGTTCAGACAGGGAGCATTTCTCGACTACGCGGCCATCAATAGCCATGCAAGCCGCTTGATTCATCAGTACTCTGTAACGACTCCAAGTCCCACAACGCCAGTCAAACTGCTTTCTGGTGGCAACATCCAACGCGTGATTCTCGCCCGCGAGACATGCCAGTCCCCCACTTTGCTCATCGCAGCGCATCCCACCAGTGGCTTGGACGTGGGAGCCACAGAGTACATTCGACAGCTCATTTTGAAACAACGCGACCAAGGAACAGCAGTGCTGCTGGTCTCCGAGGACCTAGAGGAAATCCTACAACTCAGCGACCGCATTGCTGTGATGTTCGAAGGCGAGATCATGGGCATCTTGCCCGCACATCAGGCAGATTTAGGGACAATCGGCGCAATGATGGCTGGCATACAGAGGATACCTGTGCCGGAGGCAATATGA
- a CDS encoding AAA family ATPase — protein MPKLAITGKGGVGKTTLAALLAYIYASEGNKVLAIDADPDANLASALGIPKDVAQQITPIAQMGDLIEERTGARSGQIGGFFSLNPKVDDIPDRFSATHRGIKLLVLGTVQRGGAGCICPESALLKNLVRHLFVGRSEVVILDMEAGLEHLGRGTAGAVDAFIVVVEPGQRSLQTAQAVRQLAADIGIHKVYVVGNKIRSEQDQAFILERLPGDEVLGFLPFSEKAIEADMQNIAIFDADEKLLAAARKIKEKLPVA, from the coding sequence ATGCCCAAGCTTGCGATCACAGGCAAAGGTGGCGTGGGGAAAACTACGCTAGCCGCATTGCTTGCTTACATCTATGCCAGCGAGGGCAACAAAGTCCTGGCCATAGACGCAGACCCTGATGCCAATCTGGCTTCTGCTCTTGGTATACCAAAGGATGTTGCCCAGCAGATTACGCCCATTGCCCAGATGGGAGACCTCATCGAAGAACGCACAGGTGCGCGATCTGGACAGATTGGTGGCTTCTTCTCCCTGAATCCCAAGGTGGATGACATCCCAGACCGCTTCTCGGCCACCCACCGCGGGATCAAACTATTGGTGTTGGGTACTGTGCAGCGAGGGGGTGCCGGTTGTATTTGTCCAGAGAGCGCATTGCTCAAAAACCTCGTGCGTCATCTATTTGTTGGACGATCCGAAGTAGTTATCCTGGATATGGAAGCTGGCCTAGAGCACCTGGGGAGAGGCACAGCAGGTGCCGTGGATGCTTTTATCGTGGTCGTGGAGCCCGGGCAGCGCAGCCTGCAGACTGCCCAGGCTGTCAGGCAACTGGCGGCTGACATTGGCATCCACAAGGTATACGTAGTGGGCAATAAAATACGCAGCGAACAGGATCAGGCATTCATCTTAGAGCGCCTGCCCGGCGATGAGGTACTGGGCTTTTTGCCCTTTAGTGAGAAGGCCATTGAAGCAGATATGCAAAACATCGCCATCTTCGATGCTGATGAAAAGTTGCTCGCTGCAGCCAGAAAGATCAAAGAAAAATTGCCTGTTGCCTAA
- a CDS encoding MBL fold metallo-hydrolase, with amino-acid sequence MEIIWYGQSCFRLKTRSACAVTDPCSKEVGYTIPRLRADMITISHDHPDYSNCALIQGDAKVINGPGEYEVKGVFVTGIATGLKKSKGPERLRNTIYLFDFDGLTVCHLGVLDHIPSQTQLQALSDVDILLIPVGGVTTINANQAAEMIGLLEPKIVIPMHYKTKMVKAKLDPVSKFLSEMGLPEPSSLETLEIDKSNLPSETQIVVLNHKG; translated from the coding sequence ATGGAAATTATCTGGTATGGCCAGTCTTGCTTTAGATTGAAAACACGAAGCGCCTGCGCCGTTACCGACCCATGTAGCAAAGAGGTTGGCTACACGATACCGCGACTCCGCGCAGACATGATAACGATTAGCCACGATCACCCAGATTACAGCAACTGCGCCTTGATCCAAGGTGATGCCAAAGTCATTAACGGCCCGGGTGAATACGAGGTCAAAGGAGTATTTGTTACTGGCATCGCAACTGGCCTGAAAAAAAGCAAGGGCCCAGAGCGCTTAAGGAATACCATCTATCTGTTCGATTTCGATGGCCTTACCGTGTGCCACCTTGGTGTTTTGGACCACATCCCATCGCAGACCCAGCTACAAGCACTTAGCGATGTGGATATCTTGTTGATCCCAGTGGGCGGAGTGACGACGATCAATGCAAACCAGGCTGCAGAAATGATCGGTTTATTGGAGCCAAAGATCGTCATACCCATGCATTACAAGACCAAGATGGTTAAGGCAAAACTGGACCCGGTGAGCAAATTCCTCAGCGAGATGGGCTTGCCCGAGCCAAGTTCTCTAGAAACCTTGGAAATTGACAAAAGCAACCTGCCATCGGAAACGCAAATAGTGGTACTCAACCATAAAGGATGA
- a CDS encoding tetratricopeptide repeat protein, whose translation MARIANYYRILQVDPDAEQEVIEAAYRRLAQKYHPDTYKAADATERMKKINIAYETLRDPVKRAAYDQQRAMMKKTAAQKSRTMAAPGTTIAEVIKKPPLTEQVAKTPSRRIVILLAALVLVIASTALIAHLSRKGTEVASPTTQGDAATHVAQGRRYLEQGKFNEAIAELQSAIRIDPSSVEGHFHLGNAYFQQGKLEDATKEFQKTLELDPENVDARSNLGAAYYELGQFEKAAAEFKKAISLKPEDADIHYNLGAAYVQQFQFDAGIAEFQEALRLNPNLTRAYFGLGNAYKLQGNNQEAIRALEKFLSVSSEADLRTIAESLLAELRGQ comes from the coding sequence GTGGCCAGAATAGCGAATTACTACCGAATCCTGCAAGTAGACCCAGATGCAGAACAGGAGGTCATAGAGGCAGCCTACAGACGACTCGCGCAAAAGTATCATCCCGACACCTACAAGGCTGCGGATGCAACGGAACGCATGAAAAAGATCAATATCGCATATGAGACGCTTCGTGACCCTGTCAAGAGGGCAGCATATGACCAACAGCGCGCGATGATGAAGAAAACTGCCGCGCAGAAATCACGTACAATGGCTGCCCCAGGGACCACGATTGCAGAGGTTATAAAGAAGCCTCCTCTCACAGAACAGGTCGCGAAAACCCCCAGCCGCAGGATAGTTATCCTCCTGGCTGCGCTTGTCCTCGTGATCGCGAGCACGGCATTGATAGCCCACCTTTCGCGCAAAGGTACCGAAGTAGCGTCCCCTACAACACAAGGCGATGCGGCCACACATGTGGCGCAAGGACGGCGATACCTAGAGCAAGGCAAGTTCAACGAAGCCATAGCGGAATTACAGTCAGCAATCCGCATAGACCCCAGTTCTGTAGAAGGGCATTTTCACCTCGGAAACGCTTACTTCCAACAGGGCAAGCTGGAGGACGCAACCAAAGAATTCCAAAAGACGCTGGAATTAGATCCGGAAAACGTGGATGCACGCTCCAACTTGGGTGCCGCCTACTATGAATTAGGCCAGTTTGAGAAAGCCGCAGCCGAGTTCAAGAAGGCAATCAGCTTAAAACCCGAAGATGCAGACATCCATTACAATCTAGGCGCTGCCTATGTACAACAGTTCCAATTCGACGCAGGGATAGCGGAATTTCAAGAGGCACTACGCCTCAATCCCAATCTCACACGAGCCTACTTCGGCCTGGGCAATGCTTATAAATTACAGGGCAACAACCAAGAGGCTATTCGAGCGTTAGAAAAGTTCTTATCTGTTAGCAGCGAAGCAGATTTGCGTACTATAGCGGAATCTCTCCTGGCAGAGCTGAGAGGGCAATAA
- a CDS encoding insulinase family protein, with product MYYKTTLDNGLRILTTPMPHTRSVSVAIFAGVGSRYECEEERGISHFIEHMMFKGTERRPTAQQIAEAIESLGGVMNAGTDNELTVYWAKVAHHHLSIALDVLLDMFQHSKFDPEEVEKERQVILQEINRMMDMPETWVHVLIAGLIWPNHPVGWETAGTKESVSGITRQDMLDYIARNYTARNTVISLAGNLEHESVIEQLTTYLAQWDEKTKPSFLPVTDEPIGPNLQIEFKKTEQAHLCVGLRGFALGDPDRFKLRVLNTILGEGMSSRLFLEIREKRGLAYSVGSYTNYLRDTGAIILYAGVPPHKAAEVVSAMMEQLDLLRTKEVPEEELEKAKEFSKGRLLLRMEDTFANAEWIGHQEALDQAVLTVDQVIAQIDAVTAADVQQVARRLFTTEKLNLAIVGPFKKEEPFRKCLELP from the coding sequence ATGTATTACAAAACTACTTTGGACAACGGCCTGCGCATACTGACCACGCCTATGCCCCATACTCGGTCAGTCAGTGTTGCTATCTTTGCTGGTGTTGGCTCGCGCTACGAATGTGAAGAGGAACGGGGCATTTCCCACTTCATCGAACATATGATGTTCAAAGGTACTGAGCGCCGCCCCACAGCCCAGCAAATCGCCGAAGCCATCGAAAGCCTGGGCGGAGTGATGAACGCAGGCACAGACAATGAATTAACTGTTTACTGGGCCAAAGTCGCGCATCATCATTTATCCATTGCCCTAGATGTGTTGCTGGATATGTTTCAGCACTCAAAATTCGACCCCGAAGAAGTGGAAAAGGAACGCCAGGTCATCCTCCAAGAGATCAACCGTATGATGGATATGCCTGAGACCTGGGTGCATGTCCTAATTGCAGGATTGATTTGGCCTAACCATCCCGTGGGCTGGGAAACCGCCGGAACCAAGGAATCAGTATCCGGCATCACTCGACAAGATATGCTGGATTATATCGCGCGAAATTACACTGCACGCAATACTGTGATTAGCCTGGCCGGCAACCTAGAGCATGAATCCGTCATCGAACAACTCACCACCTACCTAGCGCAATGGGATGAGAAGACAAAGCCCTCTTTTCTGCCCGTAACAGACGAACCCATTGGCCCAAATCTGCAGATTGAGTTCAAAAAGACGGAGCAGGCACACTTATGCGTAGGATTGCGCGGTTTTGCCCTTGGCGACCCGGATCGCTTCAAGCTGCGTGTGCTAAATACCATCCTCGGAGAGGGCATGAGTTCAAGGCTCTTTCTCGAAATTCGCGAGAAACGTGGCCTGGCTTACAGCGTGGGGTCCTACACGAATTACCTGCGCGATACTGGAGCAATTATTCTCTATGCCGGCGTCCCTCCTCACAAAGCGGCGGAAGTAGTCAGCGCAATGATGGAACAGCTCGATCTATTGCGCACCAAAGAAGTACCAGAGGAAGAGCTGGAAAAGGCTAAGGAATTCTCCAAAGGACGTCTCCTACTGCGCATGGAAGACACCTTCGCCAACGCGGAATGGATAGGGCACCAAGAAGCATTGGATCAAGCAGTTCTGACCGTAGATCAAGTCATCGCGCAAATAGATGCGGTCACCGCTGCTGACGTGCAGCAAGTAGCACGGAGATTGTTCACCACTGAGAAACTAAACCTGGCTATAGTGGGGCCATTCAAGAAGGAAGAGCCCTTTAGAAAGTGCTTGGAATTACCGTAG
- a CDS encoding cyclic nucleotide-binding domain-containing protein, whose product MDTRSRLKSVPLFAALSPTDLALVAKIATRRYYPKGSILCRQDEFGETLYVIDSGEAILRQTDLQGVERPVGYLREGDSFGVDALFLGDAYGSCVQATAPLEVLCIRKQDFDQLLMEHPHIQRQLILPRLIRERLRLRSIPLQDKDEPWLLLRRRHWIVLVRSMLLPILILFVFGIGVASLNGLNAITRMPFITLPAAGIIAILVLWYFIDWRNDFYLVTTKRILHREQVILRFETRDEAPLTKIQNINIKRGFIGKFLDYGTMEIQTAGAKGGSIVLDYLPDPESMKQVIFKQIGYLKSRQKQEEHEKIRQELAHQIQKDKVEEELPIPPLPPQEPLKKRSFLVRIAPSRPLLRVRYEQADRFTWRKHWIFLLKRIYLALPAFVLITISITIISLSGGLGQYRFPILLAALVLWITSVFWLWWEWEDWRNDEYIVTKRSIVDIVKKPLFFDEVRKEASLDMIQNVSLKKPGPLAALLDYGDVLIQTAGPGGTFTFAGVHRPAEVQREIFRRIEAYEEERKRQEKEQRKAELSSWFKIYHEMEQQKKTES is encoded by the coding sequence ATGGATACGCGGTCGCGCCTGAAATCTGTGCCTCTCTTTGCCGCTCTCTCGCCAACAGACCTGGCGTTGGTGGCTAAGATAGCGACCAGACGCTACTATCCCAAAGGCAGTATTCTCTGCCGACAGGACGAATTCGGTGAGACATTGTATGTCATTGACTCCGGTGAGGCTATCCTACGCCAAACGGACCTGCAGGGTGTAGAGAGGCCAGTGGGATATCTACGCGAAGGTGACTCCTTCGGTGTGGACGCTCTCTTTTTGGGAGACGCTTATGGCTCATGCGTCCAAGCTACTGCGCCCCTCGAAGTATTGTGTATCCGAAAGCAGGATTTTGACCAACTGTTGATGGAGCATCCCCATATTCAAAGACAACTGATCCTCCCGCGTTTGATTCGCGAGCGCTTGCGCCTGCGTTCCATACCTTTGCAGGACAAGGATGAGCCCTGGCTGCTCCTTCGTAGAAGGCACTGGATCGTACTGGTGCGTAGTATGCTGTTGCCTATCCTCATTCTGTTCGTCTTTGGTATAGGGGTGGCTAGTCTGAATGGGCTGAACGCGATCACGCGGATGCCTTTTATCACTCTACCCGCAGCAGGTATTATCGCGATTCTCGTGCTTTGGTACTTCATAGATTGGCGAAACGATTTTTATCTAGTGACAACGAAGAGGATCCTTCACCGGGAACAGGTCATCCTCCGTTTCGAGACTCGCGACGAGGCCCCGCTGACCAAAATTCAAAACATTAACATCAAACGCGGGTTCATAGGCAAGTTCCTCGATTATGGCACCATGGAAATCCAGACCGCCGGTGCAAAGGGGGGGTCAATCGTACTAGACTACCTGCCTGACCCGGAAAGCATGAAGCAGGTCATTTTCAAACAGATTGGTTATCTCAAATCAAGACAAAAACAAGAAGAACACGAAAAAATCCGCCAAGAACTCGCTCACCAAATCCAAAAGGATAAAGTGGAAGAGGAATTGCCTATTCCTCCCTTGCCCCCACAGGAGCCACTCAAGAAACGCAGCTTTCTGGTACGTATTGCGCCCTCACGACCTTTGCTGAGAGTTCGTTACGAACAAGCAGATCGATTTACGTGGCGCAAGCATTGGATTTTCCTGCTGAAACGAATTTATCTGGCCCTGCCCGCTTTCGTCCTGATCACTATCTCCATCACCATCATTAGTCTTTCCGGTGGGCTTGGTCAGTATCGTTTTCCTATCTTGCTCGCTGCCCTGGTGCTTTGGATAACATCTGTTTTCTGGTTGTGGTGGGAGTGGGAAGATTGGAGAAACGACGAGTATATCGTCACCAAACGCTCGATTGTTGACATCGTGAAAAAGCCTCTCTTCTTCGACGAAGTACGCAAAGAAGCCTCGCTGGACATGATCCAAAACGTTTCGCTGAAGAAACCAGGGCCTCTGGCCGCTCTCTTGGATTATGGGGATGTCTTGATCCAGACAGCGGGACCTGGCGGCACATTTACTTTCGCTGGTGTCCATCGTCCTGCGGAAGTACAACGGGAAATATTCCGCCGCATCGAAGCGTATGAGGAGGAGCGCAAGCGCCAGGAAAAAGAACAAAGGAAAGCAGAATTGTCATCCTGGTTCAAGATCTACCATGAGATGGAGCAGCAAAAGAAGACCGAATCCTAG
- a CDS encoding ABC transporter permease codes for MLLVLKAAIPAGTPLLYGTLGEVTAERSGVLNLGVEGMMIVGAVTAFGVTHTTGNIWFGLAAAALAGSLLALVHAFASITLRVNQVVSGLALTMLGQGLSGLVGKRFIGMPPRVRLSPLSMSGLSDLPIIGPLFFRYDPMVYLAIILAFVLWFTMYKTRWGITLRSVGESPATADALGVNVFLVRYLAVFFGGLMAGLGGAYLSVVYTTAWIEGMTAGAGWIVIALTIFAMWDPARAMLGAYLFGGVRVLQYRLQPLGISPNLLNMLPFIFTILVLMLSTGEVMRRRVGAPAALMQPYAREER; via the coding sequence ATCCTACTGGTACTGAAAGCTGCAATCCCTGCTGGAACACCACTCCTCTATGGCACCCTTGGTGAGGTCACTGCCGAACGCTCTGGGGTGCTGAACCTAGGCGTGGAAGGAATGATGATTGTAGGAGCAGTGACCGCCTTTGGTGTGACGCACACTACTGGCAATATCTGGTTTGGTCTGGCTGCAGCAGCGCTAGCCGGAAGCCTACTGGCATTGGTGCATGCCTTTGCCAGCATCACTCTGCGCGTCAACCAGGTCGTCTCTGGCCTGGCTTTGACCATGTTAGGACAGGGCCTGAGTGGGCTGGTTGGCAAACGGTTCATCGGCATGCCACCGCGTGTGCGCTTGTCTCCATTATCTATGTCGGGCTTGAGTGATCTGCCTATCATTGGCCCGCTGTTCTTTCGCTATGATCCCATGGTGTACCTGGCGATCATCCTGGCATTTGTTCTGTGGTTTACCATGTACAAAACTCGTTGGGGCATTACCCTGCGCTCGGTAGGCGAAAGCCCAGCTACCGCTGATGCTTTAGGCGTTAATGTTTTCCTGGTGCGCTACCTGGCAGTGTTCTTTGGCGGCCTGATGGCGGGGCTTGGCGGGGCTTACCTCTCCGTAGTCTACACCACTGCCTGGATCGAGGGCATGACCGCTGGGGCTGGCTGGATCGTAATCGCTTTGACCATCTTTGCCATGTGGGACCCAGCACGCGCCATGTTGGGAGCTTACCTCTTCGGTGGCGTGCGCGTCCTGCAGTATCGCTTGCAGCCTCTGGGCATCTCGCCCAATCTGCTGAATATGCTGCCCTTTATTTTCACCATCCTGGTGCTGATGCTCAGCACGGGTGAAGTGATGCGCCGGCGCGTTGGTGCCCCTGCAGCGCTGATGCAGCCATATGCCAGGGAGGAACGATAG
- a CDS encoding BMP family ABC transporter substrate-binding protein, translated as MKEVTRLVEVTRIAPAPEKKLKVGFIYVGPIGDYGWTHAHNQGRLYVQNKFPWLETVYAEAVPEADVERFLDRFIVEEKCDVVFTTSFGFMDGTLAAALKYPDKIFFHCSGFKRAPNLGTYMADFYQIYYLNGLMAGALTKTGKVGYVGAHPIPEVVRHINAFTLGVREVNPKATVDVRWLFSWYDPAKAREAAEALIAAGCDTLAFTEDSPTVLQVGQEYTQKGQPVYTFSHYSPMEEFGPDSCVSGQLVDWGIIYEDILTKVYLGIYNNQNLENVDYWWLLRENAVKLGGSFEHPINPKFVDALKAVKVTDPFLGQLTVYDLVMKRMEQMKDPAMLFDPFSGPIKDQAGVERVKAGQRLSIGELLSIDWFVQGNIGTIPR; from the coding sequence GTGAAAGAAGTCACACGTCTTGTAGAAGTCACCCGTATAGCCCCGGCCCCGGAGAAGAAACTCAAGGTTGGCTTCATCTACGTTGGGCCTATCGGTGACTATGGCTGGACCCATGCCCACAACCAAGGCCGCCTCTACGTGCAAAACAAATTTCCATGGCTGGAAACGGTCTATGCCGAAGCAGTGCCCGAGGCAGATGTTGAGCGCTTCCTGGATCGCTTCATTGTGGAAGAGAAATGCGATGTGGTCTTCACCACCAGCTTTGGTTTCATGGATGGAACTCTAGCAGCGGCACTGAAATACCCAGACAAAATCTTCTTCCACTGCTCCGGTTTCAAGCGCGCACCCAACTTGGGCACTTACATGGCCGATTTCTACCAGATTTATTATCTGAACGGCCTGATGGCTGGCGCATTAACCAAGACCGGCAAGGTTGGCTATGTAGGCGCCCATCCAATCCCCGAGGTGGTGCGGCATATCAACGCCTTCACCCTAGGCGTTCGCGAGGTTAATCCAAAGGCCACGGTAGATGTGCGTTGGCTGTTTTCCTGGTACGATCCCGCCAAGGCCCGCGAAGCGGCTGAGGCTCTCATCGCTGCAGGCTGCGATACGCTGGCCTTCACCGAAGACTCGCCAACCGTGCTTCAGGTAGGCCAAGAGTACACGCAGAAGGGCCAGCCAGTTTACACCTTCAGCCACTATAGCCCTATGGAAGAGTTCGGTCCTGATTCCTGTGTCAGTGGCCAGCTTGTGGACTGGGGCATTATCTATGAAGACATATTGACCAAGGTTTACCTGGGCATCTACAACAACCAGAACCTGGAGAACGTGGACTACTGGTGGTTACTACGCGAAAATGCGGTAAAGCTCGGTGGCTCCTTCGAACACCCCATTAACCCCAAGTTCGTGGATGCGCTCAAAGCAGTGAAAGTCACCGATCCTTTCCTTGGCCAGCTCACCGTGTATGATTTGGTCATGAAACGCATGGAGCAGATGAAAGATCCGGCCATGCTCTTCGATCCCTTCAGCGGTCCTATCAAGGACCAGGCTGGCGTGGAACGCGTCAAGGCAGGCCAGCGGCTCTCCATTGGCGAATTGCTGAGCATTGACTGGTTCGTGCAAGGGAACATTGGCACCATCCCGCGCTAA